A region from the Sorex araneus isolate mSorAra2 chromosome 6, mSorAra2.pri, whole genome shotgun sequence genome encodes:
- the RBM4 gene encoding RNA-binding protein 4 isoform X2, translating into MVKLFIGNLPREATEQEIRSLFEQYGKVLECDIIKNYGFVHIEDKTAAEDAIRNLHHYKLHGVNINVEASKNKSKTSTKLHVGNISPTCTNKELRAKFEEYGPVIECDIVKDYAFVHMERAEDAVEAIRGLDNTEFQGGMCVG; encoded by the exons ATGGTGAAGCTGTTCATTGGAAACCTGCCCCGGGAGGCCACCGAGCAGGAGATCCGCTCCCTCTTCGAGCAGTACGGGAAAGTGCTGGAATGTGACATCATTAAGAACTACGGCTTCGTGCACATCGAGGACAAGACGGCGGCCGAGGATGCCATCCGCAACCTGCACCACTACAAGCTGCACGGGGTCAACATCAACGTGGAGGCCAGCAAGAACAAGAGCAAGACGTCCACCAAGCTGCACGTGGGCAACATCAGCCCCACTTGTACCAACAAGGAGCTCCGTGCCAAGTTTGAGGAGTACGGGCCGGTCATTGAGTGCGACATCGTGAAAGATTATGCCTTCGTGCACATGGAGCGCGCGGAGGATGCCGTGGAGGCCATCAGGGGCCTCGACAACACAGAGTTTCAAG GTGGGATGTGTGTGGGCTGA
- the RBM4 gene encoding RNA-binding protein 4 isoform X1: MVKLFIGNLPREATEQEIRSLFEQYGKVLECDIIKNYGFVHIEDKTAAEDAIRNLHHYKLHGVNINVEASKNKSKTSTKLHVGNISPTCTNKELRAKFEEYGPVIECDIVKDYAFVHMERAEDAVEAIRGLDNTEFQGKRMHVQLSTSRLRTAPGMGDQSGCYRCGKEGHWSKECPVDRSGRVADFTEQYNEQYGAVRTPYTMSYGDSLYYNNAYGALDAYYKRCRAARSYEAVAAAAASAYNYAEQTLSQLPQVQNTAMASHLTSTSLDPYDRHLLPTSGAAAATAAAAAAAAAVTAASTSYYGRDRSPLRRATGPVPTVGEGYGYGHESELSQASAAARNSLYDMARYEREQYADRARYSAF; encoded by the exons ATGGTGAAGCTGTTCATTGGAAACCTGCCCCGGGAGGCCACCGAGCAGGAGATCCGCTCCCTCTTCGAGCAGTACGGGAAAGTGCTGGAATGTGACATCATTAAGAACTACGGCTTCGTGCACATCGAGGACAAGACGGCGGCCGAGGATGCCATCCGCAACCTGCACCACTACAAGCTGCACGGGGTCAACATCAACGTGGAGGCCAGCAAGAACAAGAGCAAGACGTCCACCAAGCTGCACGTGGGCAACATCAGCCCCACTTGTACCAACAAGGAGCTCCGTGCCAAGTTTGAGGAGTACGGGCCGGTCATTGAGTGCGACATCGTGAAAGATTATGCCTTCGTGCACATGGAGCGCGCGGAGGATGCCGTGGAGGCCATCAGGGGCCTCGACAACACAGAGTTTCAAG GCAAAAGAATGCACGTGCAGTTGTCCACCAGCCGGCTTAGGACTGCGCCCGGGATGGGAGACCAGAGCGGCTGCTATCGGTGCGGGAAAGAGGGGCACTGGTCCAAAGAGTGTCCGGTAGATCGTTCGGGCCGCGTGGCAGACTTTACCGAGCAGTATAATGAGCAATATGGAGCAGTGCGCACACCTTACACCATGAGCTATGGGGATTCATTGTATTACAACAACGCGTACGGAGCGCTCGATGCCTACTACAAGCGCTGCCGTGCTGCCCGGTCCTATGAGGCAGTGGCGGCTGCAGCTGCCTCCGCGTATAATTACGCAGAGCAGACCTTGTCTCAGCTGCCACAAGTCCAGAACACAGCCATGGCCAGTCACCTCACCTCCACCTCTCTCGATCCCTACGATAGACACCTGTTGCCGACCTCGGGAGCTGCTGCTGCtacagctgctgctgctgcagcagcCGCTGCTGTTACTGCAGCTTCCACTTCATATTACGGGCGGGATCGGAGCCCCCTGCGTCGCGCTACAGGCCCAGTCCCCACTGTTGGAGAGGGCTACGGTTACGGGCATGAGAGTGAGTTGTCCCAAGCTTCGGCGGCCGCGCGGAATTCCCTGTACGACATGGCCCGGTATGAGCGGGAGCAGTATGCGGATCGGGCGCGGTACTCAGCCTTTTAA